One stretch of Streptosporangiales bacterium DNA includes these proteins:
- a CDS encoding zinc-binding dehydrogenase — translation MTNGVTTVLTGPGELEQREYPVSDPEVGGVVLQMIRANVCGSEVHILKGHHPLIQPGCAIGHEGVGRVARLGEGATTDFAGAPLSEGDRVVATYFAACRRCPQCNRGDLQICGNAYQRWSRPADQAPHFYGTFGTYWSLGRDQYVYKVPDSVSSKAVSSANCAISQMVSATHHGQVRRGEKVILLGAGGLGLAGAAMCREAGAEVFIAEMAPSRLAKAKQFGAHHTVDLTAAADGPGRVEMLRDLTGGGGDVVVDLTGVPSAFAEGVRMVRPGGRFVSVGNISPNKLTDFDPGLFTRSGVTMHAVIRYAPYLLSDSIRFIEATPQYPWEDLVDADYELGQARAAVQAAEDKKVTRAALVIADD, via the coding sequence GTGACGAACGGCGTGACCACGGTACTGACCGGACCAGGCGAGCTGGAGCAACGCGAGTACCCGGTCTCCGACCCGGAGGTCGGCGGGGTTGTTCTGCAGATGATTCGCGCCAACGTCTGTGGTTCCGAGGTCCACATCCTCAAGGGGCACCACCCATTGATCCAGCCCGGCTGCGCCATCGGCCACGAGGGCGTCGGCCGGGTCGCGCGGCTCGGCGAGGGTGCCACCACCGACTTTGCCGGCGCGCCGCTGAGCGAAGGCGACCGGGTGGTCGCCACCTACTTCGCGGCGTGCCGCCGGTGTCCGCAGTGCAACAGGGGGGACCTGCAGATCTGCGGTAACGCGTACCAGCGCTGGTCGAGGCCGGCGGACCAGGCGCCGCACTTCTACGGCACCTTCGGCACGTACTGGTCGCTGGGTCGCGACCAGTACGTCTACAAGGTGCCTGACTCGGTGAGCAGCAAGGCGGTCTCGTCGGCCAACTGCGCGATCTCGCAGATGGTCAGCGCGACCCACCACGGCCAGGTGCGGCGCGGCGAGAAGGTCATCCTGCTCGGTGCCGGCGGGCTCGGGCTGGCCGGAGCGGCGATGTGCCGCGAGGCGGGCGCCGAGGTGTTCATCGCCGAGATGGCGCCGTCCAGGCTGGCGAAGGCGAAGCAGTTCGGCGCGCACCACACGGTGGACCTCACGGCGGCGGCCGACGGCCCCGGCCGGGTCGAGATGCTGCGCGACCTGACCGGTGGCGGCGGGGACGTCGTGGTCGACCTGACCGGCGTGCCGAGCGCGTTCGCCGAAGGCGTGCGGATGGTGCGGCCTGGCGGCCGGTTCGTCAGTGTCGGCAACATCAGCCCGAACAAGCTCACCGACTTCGACCCCGGCCTGTTCACCCGTTCCGGCGTGACCATGCACGCGGTGATCAGATACGCCCCGTACCTGCTGTCGGACTCCATCCGCTTCATCGAGGCCACCCCCCAGTACCCGTGGGAGGACCTGGTGGACGCGGACTACGAGCTCGGCCAGGCGCGCGCGGCCGTGCAGGCCGCCGAGGACAAGAAGGTCACCCGCGCCGCGCTCGTGATCGCGGACGACTGA
- a CDS encoding 2-methylcitrate dehydratase yields the protein MVSITDTLASWAHDYVPDTDDLALAHRSLVDTVGVTLAARDHPVRTIAAQLPEVARWAAVGHVLDFDDLHVESTAHISVVITPTVLSASGDARAYLAGAGVMARLGTMLGWSHYAAGWHATCTAGAPAAAVAAGVAWGLSARQLATAMALAVPGAGGVQTAFGTDGKSLQVGFAAEAGIRAARLARAGATADPRALDDWLELVGGTAGPVDTSGPAVPGGLAIKMFPCCYAMQRPIAALRGLRGDIDDQVAHVTVSTPAATLQPLIHNYPRTGLQGKFSMQYAVAATLLDDYPGFASFTDPAVGRGEAQQLLSRVDVDRTPGGDGLLDGEVDVRVALAGGRTLQARLGDPPGAPRRPPTDAELREKLAACGEDVPKLLDGITWQCAAELLRTELPLVRD from the coding sequence ATGGTCAGCATCACGGATACCCTCGCCAGCTGGGCACACGACTATGTCCCGGACACCGATGACCTGGCCCTCGCGCACCGGTCGCTCGTGGACACGGTCGGCGTCACGCTCGCTGCGCGTGACCACCCGGTACGTACGATCGCCGCGCAGCTGCCCGAGGTGGCGCGCTGGGCGGCCGTCGGTCACGTGCTCGACTTCGACGACCTGCACGTCGAGTCCACGGCGCACATCAGCGTGGTGATCACGCCGACGGTGCTCTCCGCAAGCGGCGACGCCCGGGCGTATCTGGCCGGTGCGGGTGTCATGGCCCGCCTCGGCACCATGCTCGGCTGGTCGCACTACGCGGCGGGCTGGCACGCCACCTGCACCGCAGGCGCACCGGCCGCGGCCGTCGCCGCCGGGGTCGCCTGGGGTCTGTCCGCACGGCAGCTGGCCACCGCCATGGCGCTTGCCGTACCGGGCGCGGGCGGCGTACAGACGGCGTTCGGCACCGACGGCAAGTCGCTACAGGTGGGCTTCGCGGCGGAGGCCGGCATCCGCGCTGCCCGGCTGGCCCGCGCCGGCGCGACCGCCGACCCGCGCGCGCTGGACGACTGGCTCGAGCTGGTCGGCGGCACGGCCGGGCCGGTCGACACCAGCGGACCTGCCGTGCCAGGCGGCCTCGCGATAAAGATGTTCCCCTGCTGCTACGCGATGCAGCGGCCGATCGCCGCGCTCCGCGGGCTGCGCGGCGACATCGACGACCAGGTCGCGCACGTGACGGTGTCCACGCCCGCGGCCACCCTTCAGCCGCTCATCCACAACTACCCGCGTACCGGCCTGCAGGGCAAGTTCAGCATGCAGTACGCCGTCGCGGCGACACTGCTCGACGACTACCCGGGGTTCGCCAGCTTCACCGACCCTGCGGTCGGCCGCGGCGAGGCGCAGCAGCTGCTGTCCCGCGTCGACGTCGACCGCACCCCCGGCGGCGACGGCCTGCTGGACGGCGAGGTCGACGTACGGGTGGCGCTGGCCGGCGGCCGGACGCTGCAGGCGCGGCTGGGTGACCCGCCCGGTGCTCCGCGCCGGCCGCCCACGGACGCGGAGCTGCGGGAGAAGCTCGCCGCGTGCGGCGAGGACGTCCCGAAGCTGCTCGACGGCATCACCTGGCAGTGTGCCGCTGAGCTGCTGCGCACTGAGCTGCCACTGGTCAGGGACTGA
- a CDS encoding aldehyde dehydrogenase family protein, whose product MTEGTTQAYINGASVAAADTYDNIDPATGQVLGAVARCGAAEVDQAVEAARQAQPAWNATLPEHRARMLTTIADLIERDAERLARLESEDTGKPISQARTDATVCARYFRFYGHAIDSYYSHTIPLAQDVHVYTRNEPFGVVGSVVAWNYPLQLLARAVAPAVATGNATIIKPADETPRTAVEVAKLATEAGLPAGIFNVVPGIGAEAGAALAAHPQVAHIGFVGSPEVGSKIAHAAADRVAPALLELGGKSAHVVFGDADLDTVATFATKAILQNAGQTCSAGSRLLVDRSVHDELIAKVAENFGKVTVGRGLDDPDLGPLVSTKQQSRVVGMVDRLGRGEVIVGGDVPKDDDLAGGAYYSATLIDGVDPQSEIAQQEVFGPVLAAMTFDSEEEAVALANGTDYALLGAVWTRDVGRAHRLAGQVQAGQVYVNTYGAGGGVELPFGGFKRSGYGREKGIEALDAYTQTKTVVVKL is encoded by the coding sequence ATGACCGAGGGCACCACACAGGCCTACATCAACGGAGCGTCGGTGGCCGCCGCCGACACCTACGACAACATCGACCCGGCGACCGGTCAGGTCCTCGGTGCCGTCGCGCGCTGTGGTGCGGCAGAGGTGGACCAGGCCGTCGAGGCGGCGCGGCAGGCGCAGCCGGCGTGGAACGCCACGCTGCCCGAGCATCGGGCACGCATGCTCACCACGATCGCCGACCTGATCGAGCGTGACGCCGAACGCCTCGCCCGGCTGGAGAGCGAGGACACCGGCAAGCCGATCTCGCAGGCGCGCACCGACGCGACCGTCTGCGCGCGGTACTTCAGGTTCTACGGCCACGCGATCGACTCGTACTACAGCCACACCATCCCGCTGGCGCAGGACGTGCACGTGTACACGCGCAACGAGCCGTTCGGTGTGGTCGGGTCCGTGGTGGCGTGGAACTACCCGCTGCAGCTGCTCGCCCGCGCGGTAGCGCCTGCGGTCGCGACCGGCAACGCGACCATCATCAAGCCGGCGGACGAGACACCGCGTACGGCGGTGGAGGTCGCCAAGCTCGCCACCGAGGCCGGGCTGCCCGCGGGGATCTTCAACGTGGTGCCTGGGATCGGCGCGGAGGCCGGCGCTGCGTTGGCCGCACACCCGCAGGTCGCGCACATCGGTTTCGTCGGGTCGCCCGAGGTGGGGTCGAAGATCGCCCACGCCGCGGCCGACCGGGTGGCACCGGCGTTGCTCGAGCTCGGCGGCAAGAGCGCGCACGTGGTCTTCGGCGACGCGGACCTGGACACCGTCGCCACGTTCGCGACCAAGGCGATCCTGCAGAACGCCGGCCAGACGTGCTCCGCGGGCTCCCGGTTGCTCGTCGACCGCTCTGTGCACGACGAGCTGATCGCGAAGGTCGCGGAGAACTTCGGCAAGGTCACCGTCGGCCGCGGCCTGGACGATCCCGACCTGGGGCCGCTGGTCTCGACGAAGCAGCAGAGCCGCGTCGTCGGCATGGTCGACCGGCTCGGGCGGGGCGAGGTGATCGTCGGCGGCGACGTACCGAAGGACGACGACCTCGCCGGCGGCGCATACTACTCGGCGACGCTCATCGACGGCGTCGACCCGCAGTCGGAGATCGCGCAGCAGGAGGTGTTCGGCCCGGTGCTCGCCGCGATGACGTTCGACAGCGAGGAGGAGGCCGTCGCGCTCGCCAACGGCACCGACTACGCGCTGCTCGGCGCGGTGTGGACCAGGGACGTGGGGCGGGCGCACCGGTTGGCCGGACAGGTCCAGGCCGGCCAGGTGTACGTCAACACCTACGGCGCCGGGGGCGGGGTGGAGCTGCCGTTCGGCGGCTTCAAGCGTTCCGGCTACGGCAGGGAGAAGGGCATCGAGGCACTGGACGCCTACACGCAGACCAAGACGGTGGTCGTCAAGCTCTGA
- a CDS encoding sodium:solute symporter family protein produces the protein MSVVVWGWIFLVGYTAMMLALGVVGMRRTKSSDDFATARGAYGGLVLGLSYMAMVASGSTFLGIPGLAYESGFKAGYYPMLYPIGIYLGTMLVVRHMKRLGDRLHSQTVPDFLGDIYRSPVLRAIAALISLFLIYYVMAQLAASGQMFETILGIPYNVGVWVAIGIVMVYMIMGGSHSDIITDAIQGLFMLVVAAFVIVAFLVGAGVEGFGPAAVNDALPAKMQWDVHTDPANPTFSSWWVIVLLLIAHFGFFTLPHLGNKFFALRGTGQARKFVLMSSIVGLAVGFLFLGGVLGRAMGIEDIHPDAVIPSMLTALLPAWTAALLSVAVLSAIISTTDGLLMSISQLAANDLYRKTWIPWRGKDPESPQVDKRALLIGRIGIVVAGVVAGIAVYSPPELLSILLWVGIGGIIATLSGPMFLAIFWRRRANKTGAIAGGLLTFAFYFFIHLGPQFGMYEGFYPFNQNPFASTGVACILGIVLCAGISLLGKPLPADHLAMLDQAESGDERDGAAGDAAHRAKAG, from the coding sequence ATGAGTGTCGTGGTGTGGGGTTGGATCTTCCTCGTCGGCTACACGGCGATGATGCTTGCGCTTGGCGTGGTCGGGATGCGTCGGACGAAGAGCTCCGACGACTTCGCGACGGCGCGCGGAGCGTACGGGGGTCTGGTACTCGGGCTGAGCTACATGGCCATGGTGGCGAGCGGCTCGACCTTCCTCGGGATTCCCGGCCTCGCCTACGAGTCCGGCTTCAAGGCCGGGTACTACCCGATGCTGTACCCGATCGGCATCTACCTGGGCACGATGCTCGTCGTGCGGCACATGAAACGGCTCGGTGACCGGCTGCACTCGCAGACGGTGCCGGACTTCCTCGGTGACATCTACCGCAGCCCGGTGCTGCGTGCCATCGCCGCGCTCATCTCGCTGTTCCTCATCTACTACGTGATGGCGCAGCTCGCCGCCTCCGGGCAGATGTTCGAGACCATCCTCGGCATCCCGTACAACGTCGGGGTCTGGGTGGCGATCGGCATCGTCATGGTCTACATGATCATGGGCGGCAGCCACAGCGACATCATCACCGACGCGATCCAGGGCCTGTTCATGCTGGTGGTCGCCGCGTTCGTGATCGTGGCGTTCCTCGTCGGCGCGGGTGTCGAGGGCTTCGGCCCGGCCGCCGTCAACGACGCGCTGCCGGCGAAGATGCAGTGGGACGTGCACACCGACCCGGCCAACCCGACGTTCTCGTCGTGGTGGGTGATCGTGCTGCTGCTCATCGCGCACTTCGGCTTCTTCACGCTGCCGCACCTGGGCAACAAGTTCTTCGCCCTGCGCGGCACGGGGCAGGCGCGCAAGTTCGTGCTGATGTCGAGCATCGTCGGCCTCGCCGTCGGGTTTCTGTTCCTCGGCGGTGTGCTCGGCAGGGCCATGGGCATCGAGGACATCCACCCCGATGCCGTGATCCCGAGCATGCTGACGGCACTGTTGCCGGCGTGGACGGCGGCGCTGCTGAGTGTCGCGGTGTTGTCGGCGATCATCTCCACGACGGACGGGCTGTTGATGAGCATCTCGCAGCTCGCCGCCAACGACCTCTACCGCAAGACGTGGATACCGTGGCGGGGCAAGGACCCGGAGTCGCCTCAGGTGGACAAGCGGGCGCTGCTGATCGGCCGGATCGGCATCGTGGTCGCCGGTGTCGTCGCGGGGATCGCGGTGTACTCGCCGCCCGAGCTGCTGTCGATCCTGCTGTGGGTCGGCATCGGCGGCATCATCGCCACCCTCAGCGGGCCGATGTTCCTGGCGATCTTCTGGCGTCGCCGCGCGAACAAGACCGGCGCCATCGCCGGTGGGTTGTTGACGTTCGCGTTCTACTTCTTCATCCACCTGGGTCCGCAGTTCGGCATGTACGAAGGGTTCTACCCGTTCAACCAGAACCCGTTCGCGTCCACCGGTGTCGCGTGCATCCTCGGCATCGTGCTGTGTGCGGGCATCAGCCTGCTCGGCAAGCCGTTGCCCGCGGATCACCTGGCGATGCTCGACCAGGCGGAGAGCGGCGACGAGCGGGACGGTGCGGCCGGCGACGCGGCCCACCGGGCGAAGGCGGGCTGA
- a CDS encoding CoA transferase has translation MAPLPLEGTTVVSVEQAVAAPFATRQLADLGARVIKIERPGGGDFARRYDTTVHGQASYFVWLNRSKESLTVDLKAPAGRKILDQLLADADVFVQNLAPGAAARLGCDAATLNERFPSLVACTVNGYGSAGSWSDRKAYDLLVQCQTGLVSLTGTPEEAAKVGISVADIAAGMYAYSGILTSLLTRATTGNAPAVEVSLFDALAEWMSQPAYYTKYAGTQPPRVGAQHATIAPYGPYTAADGKDVLLAIQNEREWAELCRQFLGQPDLVHDPRFATGSARVAHRDELNAVVSARFAQLDSADAMARLDAANIANAGVNSVPEFLDHPVLAERDRWRDVGIPGGSMQALVPPTNLTGITARMDPVPAAGEHTDDILAALGHEPTTIARLRADGVV, from the coding sequence ATGGCGCCACTCCCCCTCGAAGGCACCACCGTCGTCAGCGTCGAACAGGCCGTGGCAGCGCCGTTCGCAACCAGGCAGCTTGCCGACCTCGGCGCCCGGGTGATAAAGATCGAGCGGCCGGGCGGCGGCGACTTCGCCCGGCGATACGACACCACCGTGCACGGCCAGGCGAGCTACTTCGTCTGGCTGAACCGGTCCAAGGAGTCGCTGACCGTCGACCTCAAGGCACCGGCCGGCCGGAAGATACTCGACCAGCTGCTCGCCGACGCCGACGTGTTCGTCCAGAACCTCGCGCCGGGAGCGGCGGCCAGGCTCGGGTGCGACGCCGCCACGCTGAACGAGCGGTTCCCTTCGCTCGTGGCGTGCACGGTCAACGGGTACGGCTCGGCCGGCTCCTGGTCCGACCGCAAGGCCTACGACCTCCTGGTGCAGTGCCAGACCGGCCTGGTGTCACTGACAGGCACGCCCGAGGAGGCCGCGAAGGTCGGCATCTCCGTCGCCGACATCGCCGCCGGCATGTACGCGTACTCCGGCATCCTCACCTCGCTGCTCACCCGCGCGACGACGGGGAACGCGCCGGCCGTCGAGGTCTCGCTGTTCGACGCACTCGCCGAGTGGATGAGCCAGCCGGCGTACTACACCAAGTACGCCGGCACCCAGCCGCCACGGGTCGGCGCACAGCACGCGACGATCGCGCCCTACGGCCCGTACACCGCCGCCGACGGCAAGGACGTGCTCCTCGCCATCCAGAACGAACGCGAGTGGGCCGAGCTGTGCCGGCAGTTCTTGGGCCAGCCGGACCTCGTGCACGACCCCCGGTTCGCCACCGGTTCTGCCCGGGTCGCCCATCGCGACGAGCTGAACGCCGTGGTGTCGGCACGGTTCGCCCAGCTCGACAGCGCCGATGCCATGGCCCGGCTCGACGCAGCGAACATCGCCAACGCCGGGGTGAACTCCGTACCGGAGTTCCTCGACCATCCGGTGCTCGCCGAGCGCGACCGCTGGCGCGACGTGGGCATCCCCGGCGGCAGCATGCAGGCGCTCGTACCGCCGACCAACCTCACCGGGATCACGGCGCGGATGGACCCGGTGCCCGCCGCAGGCGAGCACACCGACGACATCCTCGCCGCGCTCGGCCACGAACCCACCACCATCGCACGTCTCCGCGCCGACGGAGTCGTCTGA
- a CDS encoding cyclase family protein — translation MNPELLRKYFDKHQVSRRDAMKLAGTAGAAGAAAWAGLSASGTAGAAERPAERPKKDDYSDEWFDYSDPDNLSDWAPSRYGADDQRGTFNEVDSAKTAAALGLLKRHLPVRTYNMGELMFNGFPAFKTDPPRTLEQRLSISGYPVPPNFRDEGGIVTSEEPLAENKVSIHEERFLGKKYEIHPEPTSTTYQIATQVDNLNHLGADDYFYNGNRGRDIAKGWGTTKLGNEHMGPIVTRGVLLDILGVKIANGDDGDLAEPASNGKPLLKENYRITLEDIKAAMDMGGIDEILPGDVVLFRTGWNQLLAERDPKDIERWEASKGLPGPYLREARWLGERRPAIVGSDSWALEVVGNDVNNDGSAFPVHQELLMRYGVRIGESMVSDGLADDEVYEFVYIVTPQYAEGATAGNTPPAALAQPRGL, via the coding sequence ATGAATCCTGAGCTGTTGCGCAAGTACTTCGACAAGCATCAGGTGAGCCGTCGCGATGCCATGAAGCTGGCGGGCACCGCCGGTGCGGCGGGCGCCGCCGCGTGGGCCGGCCTCTCCGCGTCCGGCACCGCAGGGGCCGCCGAACGCCCGGCTGAACGCCCGAAGAAGGACGACTACAGCGACGAGTGGTTCGACTACTCGGACCCGGACAACCTGTCCGACTGGGCGCCCAGCAGGTACGGTGCGGACGACCAGCGTGGCACCTTCAACGAGGTCGACTCGGCGAAGACCGCGGCGGCCCTGGGTCTGCTGAAGAGGCACCTGCCGGTGAGGACCTACAACATGGGCGAGCTGATGTTCAACGGCTTCCCCGCGTTCAAGACCGACCCGCCGCGCACCCTCGAGCAACGGCTGAGCATCTCCGGCTACCCGGTGCCGCCGAACTTCAGGGACGAAGGCGGCATCGTCACCTCCGAGGAGCCGCTCGCCGAGAACAAGGTGAGCATCCACGAGGAGCGGTTCCTCGGCAAGAAGTACGAGATCCACCCGGAGCCGACGTCCACGACGTACCAGATCGCCACGCAGGTCGACAACCTGAACCACCTCGGTGCCGACGACTACTTCTACAACGGCAACCGCGGCCGCGACATCGCGAAGGGCTGGGGCACGACGAAGCTCGGCAACGAGCACATGGGCCCGATCGTCACCCGTGGTGTGCTGCTCGACATCCTCGGCGTGAAGATCGCGAACGGTGACGACGGCGACCTGGCCGAGCCGGCGTCCAACGGCAAGCCGCTGCTCAAGGAGAACTACCGGATCACCCTCGAGGACATCAAGGCAGCCATGGACATGGGCGGCATCGACGAGATCCTGCCCGGCGACGTGGTGCTGTTCCGCACCGGCTGGAACCAGCTGCTGGCCGAGCGGGACCCGAAGGACATCGAGCGGTGGGAGGCGTCCAAGGGCCTGCCAGGGCCGTACCTGCGGGAAGCCAGGTGGCTGGGTGAGCGGCGACCGGCGATCGTCGGCAGCGACAGCTGGGCGCTCGAGGTGGTCGGCAACGACGTCAACAACGACGGTTCCGCCTTCCCTGTGCACCAGGAGCTGTTGATGCGTTACGGGGTCAGGATCGGGGAGTCGATGGTCTCGGACGGACTCGCCGACGACGAGGTGTACGAGTTCGTCTACATCGTCACGCCGCAGTACGCGGAAGGCGCGACCGCGGGCAACACACCTCCCGCTGCGCTTGCGCAGCCCCGTGGTCTCTGA